In Acidobacteriota bacterium, a genomic segment contains:
- a CDS encoding bifunctional (p)ppGpp synthetase/guanosine-3',5'-bis(diphosphate) 3'-pyrophosphohydrolase yields the protein MATLRHQIATNVLTVTKFRDLLKKVRANRPNDDVEIIRKAYDYSLEHHKGQSRASGEPYLAHPLEVAAILAELKLDPTAIAAALLHDSVEDTSVTTEDIKAAFGEQVAQLVEGVTKISKIDFATREERQAENLRKMVLAMVDDIRVVLIKLADRLHNMRTLGALPAERQAQIAKETLEIYAPIAHRLGMGKVRGELEDLAFQHFDPIGYKQIKDAVEARRKRGEQFLEQIEGVIREKLKENGIEARVESRIKRLYSVYQKLQRQNIAVDQVYDLLAIRIVAGSVKDCYAVLGAIHNLWRPVPGRIKDFIAMPRPNLYQSLHTTVISENGTPFEVQIRTEEMHKIAEEGIAAHWKYKDGAPVSAKDEQRLAWLRQVVDWQREVADPGEFLSTFKVELYPEEVYTFTPKGKVVILPRDATVIDFAYAVHTEVGNACTGAKVNGRMVPLRTKLRNGDIIEIVTKEGHKPSRDWLGFVRSSRARNKIKHWLNIHQRERAIEIGRKLIEKEARKYRIALKEIKEQDFQKVASEHGLGRPDDLIAGIGYGKFSARQVLGRLVPESVGVAPEEKPASGFGSVIRRVFGQTPEVGALKVKGSDDLLIYRARCCNPIRGEEIVGYVTRGKGVAVHSKFCPNVLNLMYEPDRRIDVEWAAMRKSDGTATYPVKLTLSCDDRAGMLKQVTAVISDDNTNIRTIEARTGDAHATIDVTVDTEDLKHLERIVAGLRKLAGVRDVQRVKRI from the coding sequence ATGGCGACCCTGCGTCACCAGATCGCGACCAACGTCCTGACGGTCACGAAGTTCCGTGACCTGCTGAAGAAGGTGCGCGCGAATCGTCCTAACGACGACGTGGAGATCATCCGCAAGGCCTACGACTACTCCCTCGAGCACCACAAAGGTCAGTCCCGCGCCTCCGGCGAGCCCTACCTGGCGCATCCGCTGGAGGTCGCCGCCATACTCGCCGAGTTGAAGCTCGATCCCACCGCCATCGCCGCCGCGCTGCTGCACGATTCGGTGGAAGACACCTCCGTCACCACCGAAGACATCAAGGCTGCGTTCGGCGAGCAGGTCGCGCAGCTGGTCGAAGGCGTGACCAAGATCAGCAAGATAGATTTCGCTACCCGCGAAGAGCGTCAGGCGGAGAACCTGCGCAAGATGGTGCTGGCGATGGTGGATGACATCCGCGTCGTCCTCATCAAGCTCGCCGACCGGCTGCACAACATGCGCACGCTGGGCGCGCTGCCGGCCGAGCGCCAGGCGCAGATCGCCAAAGAGACGCTCGAGATCTACGCGCCCATCGCGCATCGCCTGGGGATGGGCAAAGTCCGCGGCGAGCTCGAAGACCTTGCCTTCCAGCACTTCGATCCCATCGGATACAAGCAGATCAAGGACGCGGTCGAGGCGCGACGCAAGCGCGGCGAGCAATTCCTCGAGCAGATCGAGGGCGTGATCCGCGAGAAGCTGAAAGAGAACGGCATCGAGGCCCGGGTGGAGAGCCGCATCAAGCGGCTCTACTCCGTCTACCAGAAGCTGCAGCGCCAGAACATCGCGGTGGACCAGGTCTACGACCTGCTCGCCATCCGCATCGTCGCCGGCTCGGTGAAGGATTGCTACGCCGTGCTCGGCGCCATCCACAACCTGTGGCGTCCAGTGCCGGGCAGGATCAAGGACTTCATCGCCATGCCGCGTCCCAACCTCTACCAGTCGCTGCACACCACGGTGATCTCCGAGAACGGCACGCCCTTCGAAGTCCAGATACGCACCGAGGAGATGCACAAGATCGCGGAGGAAGGCATCGCCGCGCACTGGAAATACAAGGATGGCGCGCCCGTCTCCGCCAAGGACGAGCAGCGCCTCGCCTGGCTGCGCCAGGTGGTGGATTGGCAGCGCGAGGTCGCCGATCCGGGCGAGTTCCTTTCCACCTTCAAAGTGGAGCTCTATCCGGAAGAGGTCTACACCTTCACGCCGAAAGGCAAAGTGGTCATCCTGCCGCGTGACGCCACCGTCATCGACTTTGCCTACGCCGTCCACACCGAGGTGGGCAACGCCTGCACCGGTGCGAAGGTCAACGGACGCATGGTGCCGCTGCGCACCAAGTTGCGCAACGGCGACATCATCGAGATCGTGACCAAGGAAGGCCACAAGCCCAGCCGCGACTGGCTCGGATTCGTGCGCAGCTCGCGCGCGCGCAACAAGATCAAGCACTGGCTGAACATCCATCAGCGCGAACGCGCCATCGAGATCGGGCGCAAGCTGATCGAGAAGGAAGCGCGCAAGTATCGCATCGCGCTCAAGGAGATCAAGGAACAGGATTTCCAGAAAGTCGCGTCCGAACACGGTCTCGGACGCCCCGACGACCTGATCGCCGGCATCGGCTATGGAAAGTTCTCGGCGCGCCAGGTGCTGGGACGGCTGGTGCCGGAATCGGTGGGGGTGGCGCCGGAAGAGAAGCCCGCCTCCGGCTTTGGCAGTGTGATCCGCCGCGTCTTCGGGCAGACCCCAGAGGTCGGCGCGCTCAAGGTGAAAGGCTCCGACGACCTGCTCATCTATCGCGCGCGTTGTTGCAATCCCATCCGCGGCGAAGAGATCGTGGGATACGTCACCCGCGGCAAGGGCGTGGCGGTGCATTCGAAGTTCTGTCCCAACGTGCTCAACCTGATGTACGAGCCCGACCGCCGCATCGACGTGGAGTGGGCCGCAATGCGCAAGAGCGACGGCACCGCCACCTATCCGGTGAAGCTCACGCTCTCCTGCGACGACCGCGCCGGCATGCTGAAGCAGGTCACCGCCGTGATCTCCGACGACAACACCAACATCCGCACCATCGAAGCCCGCACCGGCGACGCGCACGCCACCATCGACGTCACCGTCGACACCGAAGACTTGAAACACCTCGAGCGCATCGTCGCGGGACTCAGGAAGCTCGCGGGCGTGCGCGATGTGCAGCGCGTCAAGCGGATCTAG
- a CDS encoding FAD-dependent oxidoreductase: MNQGHDFAVVGAGVFGAWTAHHLRQAKARVALLDAYGVANSRSSSAGETRVIRMSYGPDELYTRWSLRSLALWREFFGPVTDLFRRTGVLWLSHDTDTYTQQELAVLDRVGVVYEKLTGDDIRRRWPQFRFDDVTWGVFEPESGALMARRSVQALVKDMVQGGVDYLPAAVLPPRGNRRLTELRTAAGDSIAADTFIFACGPWLPKLFPEVLAGRIVATRQEVFFLGAPAGNHDFRAPRMPVWIHHTHPERPYALPDIEARGFKLAFDRHGPELDPDDAARVVSPASIERLRRYLEQHIPALHQAPLVETRVCQYENTWNGDFLIDRHPDLENAWLVGGGSGHGFKHGPAVGEYTAARILHSAPAEPRFSLASKQTSQERAVY, from the coding sequence ATGAACCAGGGTCACGACTTTGCCGTGGTCGGCGCCGGCGTCTTTGGGGCATGGACGGCCCACCACCTGCGCCAAGCGAAAGCCCGCGTCGCGCTGCTCGACGCTTACGGCGTCGCCAACAGCCGCTCCAGCTCGGCGGGCGAGACCCGCGTCATCCGCATGAGCTATGGGCCGGACGAGCTCTACACCCGCTGGTCTCTCCGCTCGCTCGCGTTATGGCGTGAGTTCTTCGGCCCCGTCACGGACCTGTTCCGCCGCACGGGCGTGCTCTGGCTCAGCCACGACACGGACACCTACACTCAGCAGGAACTCGCCGTCCTTGACCGGGTCGGGGTGGTCTACGAGAAGCTGACGGGAGACGACATCCGCCGCCGCTGGCCGCAGTTTCGTTTCGACGACGTCACCTGGGGAGTGTTCGAGCCGGAGAGTGGCGCGCTCATGGCCCGGCGGTCGGTGCAGGCGCTGGTAAAGGACATGGTGCAGGGCGGAGTGGATTACCTTCCCGCTGCCGTCCTTCCGCCCCGCGGTAACAGGCGACTCACCGAGCTCCGGACCGCGGCGGGCGATTCCATCGCTGCCGACACGTTCATCTTTGCCTGCGGACCCTGGCTCCCCAAACTGTTTCCCGAGGTGCTGGCGGGGCGGATCGTGGCTACACGCCAGGAAGTCTTCTTCCTCGGTGCACCCGCCGGCAACCACGACTTTCGCGCTCCCCGGATGCCGGTGTGGATACACCACACGCACCCGGAGCGTCCCTACGCGCTGCCCGATATCGAGGCGCGCGGCTTCAAGCTCGCCTTCGACCGCCACGGCCCGGAGCTGGATCCGGATGACGCCGCACGCGTCGTCAGCCCGGCATCGATCGAACGGCTCCGCCGCTACCTCGAGCAGCACATCCCCGCCCTGCACCAGGCTCCGCTCGTCGAGACTCGGGTGTGCCAGTATGAGAACACCTGGAACGGCGACTTCCTCATCGACCGCCATCCTGACCTGGAGAATGCGTGGCTGGTCGGCGGGGGCTCGGGACACGGATTCAAGCACGGCCCCGCCGTCGGCGAATACACCGCCGCTCGCATCCTGCACAGCGCTCCGGCTGAGCCCCGGTTCTCGCTCGCCAGTAAGCAGACCAGCCAGGAGCGTGCCGTCTACTAG
- a CDS encoding zinc ribbon domain-containing protein — translation MPIYEYKCKKCGHRFEKLHQSYSDARVKKCPECGGAVEQLFSAPAAHFKGEGFYVTDYARKGSGKADSAESESSASAAKEKSETKPESKSESKPETKPETKTEAKSEAKAETKSEKKAHKK, via the coding sequence ATGCCCATCTACGAATACAAGTGTAAGAAGTGCGGACACCGCTTCGAGAAGCTGCACCAGAGCTACTCGGACGCGCGGGTAAAGAAGTGTCCGGAGTGCGGCGGCGCGGTCGAGCAATTGTTCTCGGCGCCGGCGGCGCACTTCAAGGGCGAAGGCTTCTACGTGACCGACTACGCGCGCAAAGGTTCGGGGAAGGCAGATTCGGCCGAGAGCGAGAGTTCGGCGTCGGCGGCCAAAGAGAAGTCAGAGACGAAGCCGGAGAGCAAGTCCGAGAGCAAGCCGGAGACGAAGCCGGAAACGAAGACTGAAGCCAAGTCCGAGGCGAAGGCAGAGACAAAGTCAGAGAAGAAGGCGCACAAGAAATAA
- the purE gene encoding 5-(carboxyamino)imidazole ribonucleotide mutase, with protein sequence MSDKPLVAIVMGSDSDLEIMNEAAKALEGFGIAYEIDVTSAHRAPRKTSEFARAAASRGIKIIIAGAGGAAHLAGVIAAETTLPVIGVPIPSTSLQGMDSLLATVQMPAGIPVATVAVGKAGATNAGILAAQMLALSDKALADKLAAYKEKLARGVDEKSAKLKASREK encoded by the coding sequence ATGTCTGACAAACCGTTGGTAGCGATCGTGATGGGCAGTGATTCCGACCTCGAGATCATGAACGAGGCCGCGAAAGCACTCGAAGGTTTCGGCATCGCCTACGAGATCGACGTGACCTCGGCGCACCGCGCGCCGCGCAAGACGAGCGAGTTCGCGCGCGCGGCCGCCAGCCGTGGCATCAAGATCATCATCGCCGGCGCGGGCGGCGCGGCGCATCTTGCCGGCGTGATCGCCGCTGAGACCACGCTGCCGGTGATCGGCGTGCCCATCCCATCGACCTCGCTGCAAGGCATGGATTCGCTGCTCGCCACCGTGCAGATGCCCGCGGGCATTCCCGTGGCGACGGTCGCAGTGGGCAAGGCGGGCGCGACCAACGCCGGCATCCTCGCCGCGCAGATGCTGGCGCTCAGCGACAAGGCGCTCGCTGACAAGCTCGCCGCATACAAAGAGAAGCTGGCGAGAGGTGTGGACGAGAAGTCGGCGAAGCTGAAAGCTTCACGCGAAAAGTAG
- the galU gene encoding UTP--glucose-1-phosphate uridylyltransferase GalU, translating to MKKIRKAVFPAAGLGTRFLPATKAQPKEMLPLVDKPIIQYGVEEALAAGCDQIIIVTGRGKSAIEDHFDVSYELEHMLEDRGKTDLLTIVRQISDMIHVAYVRQKEAMGLGHAVLMARELVGDEPFAVLLADDVIDARVPCLKQMVQVFEQTGASVIATQFVDGPGISAYGVLDAQPVVAPHLQGRFDGRLYDVKDLVEKPQPQDAPSNLAVVGRYILTPDIFAILEKTPLGADGELQLTDGLRGLAQTQTLHGYRFEGVRHDTGDKLGFLKATVEFALKRPDLGDGLREYLKGLKL from the coding sequence ATGAAGAAGATCAGAAAAGCCGTTTTTCCCGCTGCCGGACTCGGCACACGCTTCCTGCCCGCGACCAAGGCACAGCCCAAAGAGATGCTGCCGCTGGTGGACAAGCCCATCATCCAGTACGGCGTGGAAGAGGCGCTAGCGGCGGGCTGCGACCAGATCATCATCGTCACCGGCCGCGGCAAGTCGGCCATCGAAGACCACTTCGACGTGAGCTACGAGCTCGAGCACATGCTCGAGGACCGCGGCAAGACCGACCTGCTGACCATCGTGCGGCAGATCTCGGACATGATCCACGTAGCCTACGTCCGGCAAAAAGAGGCCATGGGACTCGGCCACGCGGTCCTCATGGCGCGCGAGCTGGTCGGCGACGAGCCCTTCGCCGTGCTGCTTGCCGACGACGTGATCGACGCGCGCGTTCCCTGCCTGAAGCAGATGGTACAGGTGTTCGAGCAGACTGGCGCGTCGGTAATCGCGACGCAGTTCGTGGATGGTCCGGGGATATCCGCTTACGGCGTGCTCGACGCGCAACCGGTCGTCGCTCCGCACCTCCAGGGAAGATTCGACGGCCGCCTCTACGACGTCAAGGATCTGGTCGAGAAACCGCAGCCGCAGGACGCGCCCTCGAACCTCGCGGTGGTCGGGCGCTACATCCTCACGCCCGACATCTTCGCGATCCTCGAGAAGACGCCGCTCGGCGCCGACGGCGAACTGCAACTCACCGACGGCCTGCGCGGACTGGCGCAGACGCAGACGCTGCACGGCTATCGCTTCGAAGGCGTGCGCCATGACACCGGTGACAAGCTCGGCTTCCTGAAAGCGACGGTGGAGTTCGCGCTCAAGCGTCCCGACCTCGGCGACGGCCTGCGCGAATATCTGAAGGGACTGAAGCTCTAG
- a CDS encoding Nramp family divalent metal transporter produces MGTRPTDTTGAGQRSLEGMHSTVDVPHHEEGFWAQWRAFAGPAILVSVGYMDPGNWGTDLQAGAQFKYGLLWVVGLASLMAIFMQVISARLGVVTGKDLAQCCRDWYPEWSRWPNWLMSEVAIGACDLAEVLGSAVALNLLFHIPLFWAVLITALDVFLLLALQRFGMRTIEALVLLLIATIGVCYFIEIFVLPQTRPDFLEMGRALIAPRIRQAGMLVVAIGIIGATVMPHNLYLHSALVQSRRLQKDEQSIRRAIKFNTIDSVAALTVAFFVNAAIMVLAAMVFFGKEGAVLGDGRVVPFSAASDWIRVAYLTLSPLLGTAAASTLFAVALLASGQSSTITGTLAGQVVMEGFMRWRIQPWVRRLITRLLAILPAIFIIGLRGEGSVTDLLVLSQVVLALQLPFAMFPLLHFTSARKRMGRWKNGWFLLVAGWSSAILITTMDVLGLPDSLRAAWHVVTGG; encoded by the coding sequence ATGGGTACCCGACCAACCGACACGACTGGCGCGGGCCAACGCTCGCTCGAAGGGATGCATTCGACCGTCGACGTGCCTCATCACGAAGAGGGTTTCTGGGCGCAGTGGCGGGCCTTTGCGGGGCCGGCGATCCTGGTGAGCGTGGGCTACATGGACCCGGGCAATTGGGGCACCGATCTGCAAGCGGGTGCGCAATTCAAGTACGGACTCCTATGGGTGGTCGGCCTTGCCAGCCTGATGGCGATCTTCATGCAGGTGATCTCCGCCCGCCTGGGCGTGGTGACGGGGAAAGACCTCGCGCAATGTTGCCGCGACTGGTATCCCGAGTGGAGCCGCTGGCCCAACTGGCTGATGAGCGAGGTTGCCATCGGCGCGTGCGATCTGGCCGAGGTGCTAGGCAGCGCCGTGGCGCTCAACCTGCTGTTCCACATCCCGCTATTCTGGGCGGTCCTCATCACCGCGCTCGATGTTTTCCTGCTGCTGGCCTTACAGCGCTTTGGCATGCGCACCATCGAGGCCCTGGTCCTGCTGCTGATCGCGACCATCGGCGTGTGCTATTTCATCGAGATCTTCGTGCTGCCGCAGACGCGCCCGGATTTCCTCGAGATGGGCCGTGCCCTGATCGCGCCGCGCATCCGGCAAGCGGGCATGCTGGTCGTCGCCATCGGCATCATCGGTGCCACGGTGATGCCGCACAACCTCTATCTGCATTCCGCGCTCGTGCAGAGCCGAAGACTGCAGAAGGACGAACAGTCCATCCGGCGCGCCATCAAATTCAACACCATCGACTCGGTCGCGGCGCTCACCGTCGCCTTCTTCGTCAATGCGGCCATCATGGTGCTTGCCGCAATGGTGTTCTTTGGGAAGGAAGGCGCCGTCCTCGGCGATGGGCGCGTCGTCCCCTTCAGCGCTGCCAGTGATTGGATCCGCGTCGCTTATCTGACGCTGTCGCCCTTGCTGGGGACGGCGGCCGCCAGCACGCTCTTCGCGGTCGCGTTGCTGGCCAGCGGACAGAGCAGCACCATCACGGGCACGCTCGCCGGTCAGGTGGTGATGGAAGGCTTCATGCGTTGGCGGATCCAGCCCTGGGTGCGGCGGCTCATCACCCGCCTGCTCGCCATCCTGCCGGCCATCTTCATCATCGGCCTGCGTGGCGAGGGCAGCGTCACCGATCTACTGGTCCTCAGCCAGGTGGTGCTGGCGCTGCAGCTTCCGTTCGCCATGTTCCCGCTGCTGCACTTCACCAGCGCGCGCAAACGGATGGGGCGCTGGAAGAACGGCTGGTTCCTGCTGGTAGCCGGGTGGAGCAGCGCGATCCTGATCACCACGATGGACGTGCTTGGTCTGCCGGACTCACTTCGGGCCGCGTGGCACGTCGTCACAGGCGGCTGA
- a CDS encoding universal stress protein, which produces MYDRILVTLDGTATDRAIIEHVKQLAKLADSRLVLLHVADGWAARTYGADAVSPEITEDTAYLETVRAEFEAAGISTVAELAYGDPATEIVRWVEQKGCDLVAMSTHGHRFLADVFLGTTASRVQHSIGVPVLLLRAK; this is translated from the coding sequence ATGTACGACAGGATCCTCGTAACGCTCGATGGCACGGCAACCGACCGGGCCATCATCGAGCACGTCAAACAGCTCGCCAAGCTGGCGGACAGCCGCTTGGTGTTGCTGCATGTCGCTGATGGATGGGCGGCCAGGACCTACGGTGCGGACGCGGTCAGTCCGGAGATCACCGAAGACACCGCGTATCTAGAAACCGTTCGCGCAGAGTTCGAAGCTGCGGGCATCTCCACGGTAGCCGAACTGGCATACGGCGACCCGGCCACGGAGATCGTTCGCTGGGTCGAGCAGAAGGGCTGTGATCTGGTAGCGATGAGCACGCATGGCCACCGCTTTCTCGCCGATGTGTTTCTCGGCACCACCGCCAGTCGCGTGCAGCACAGCATCGGCGTGCCAGTGCTGCTGCTAAGGGCGAAATGA
- the bcp gene encoding thioredoxin-dependent thiol peroxidase, whose translation MLAVGDKAPDFTVPDETGADVRLKDLRGKSVVLFFFPKADTPGUTIEACGFRDAYKKIQKAGVTVLGISGDTPAAQKKFKEKYDLPYQLLADADKKVANAFGVIKEKNMYGKKVKGIARTTFVIGPEGKIAKVFENVKPDGHAEEVLAAVK comes from the coding sequence ATGTTGGCAGTAGGAGACAAGGCACCTGATTTTACCGTGCCGGATGAGACCGGCGCTGATGTCCGCCTAAAAGACCTCCGCGGGAAGAGCGTCGTCCTGTTCTTTTTCCCCAAGGCCGACACGCCCGGTTGAACCATTGAAGCGTGCGGGTTCCGCGACGCATACAAGAAGATTCAGAAGGCGGGCGTGACCGTGCTCGGGATCTCCGGCGACACTCCCGCCGCGCAAAAGAAGTTCAAAGAGAAGTACGACCTGCCCTATCAGCTGCTCGCCGACGCCGACAAGAAAGTCGCCAACGCCTTCGGGGTGATCAAAGAGAAGAACATGTACGGCAAGAAGGTGAAAGGCATCGCGCGGACGACGTTCGTGATCGGTCCGGAGGGAAAGATCGCCAAGGTGTTCGAGAACGTGAAGCCGGATGGGCACGCGGAAGAAGTGCTGGCGGCGGTCAAGTAG
- the rsmI gene encoding 16S rRNA (cytidine(1402)-2'-O)-methyltransferase encodes MATGPSDGRGVLYIVATPIGNLEDITLRALRVLKEADLIACEDTRQTQKLLNHYDIKKKTVSYHEYNELTRAAELVKDLEEGMRIAVVSDAGMPGISDPGFRLVTLAVRHHIPVVPIPGPSAFVAALAASGLPTDSFRFSGFLSPKTGQRRTELEQIRNSPRTQVFYEAPHRIVETLEDIVAVMGGSRQVVIAREVTKLHEEFLRGRADELLEQLKGRDGVKGEITLMIARAPEVMVDVAPDTRKIAARVRELQAAEKLDEKDALKRAAKEFGVSKSEAYRELQRTK; translated from the coding sequence ATGGCAACCGGTCCCAGCGACGGCCGAGGCGTGCTCTACATCGTCGCCACGCCTATCGGCAACCTCGAAGACATCACACTGCGCGCGTTGCGCGTGCTCAAGGAAGCCGACCTCATCGCCTGCGAAGACACGCGCCAGACGCAGAAGCTGCTCAACCATTACGACATCAAGAAGAAGACGGTGAGCTACCACGAGTACAACGAGCTCACCCGCGCGGCCGAGCTGGTGAAGGATCTGGAAGAGGGCATGCGCATCGCCGTGGTCTCAGACGCGGGCATGCCCGGCATCTCTGACCCGGGCTTCCGCCTGGTGACGCTCGCGGTGCGCCATCACATCCCAGTGGTGCCCATCCCGGGACCAAGCGCGTTCGTGGCCGCGCTCGCGGCCTCGGGCCTGCCGACCGACTCGTTCCGCTTCTCCGGCTTCCTCTCGCCCAAGACCGGCCAGCGCCGCACCGAACTCGAGCAGATCCGCAATTCGCCGCGGACGCAGGTCTTCTACGAGGCGCCGCATCGCATCGTCGAGACGCTGGAAGACATTGTCGCGGTGATGGGCGGCTCGCGCCAGGTCGTGATCGCGCGCGAGGTCACCAAGCTGCACGAGGAGTTCCTGCGCGGCCGTGCGGACGAGTTGCTCGAGCAACTCAAAGGCCGCGACGGCGTGAAGGGCGAGATCACGCTGATGATCGCGCGCGCTCCCGAGGTGATGGTCGATGTCGCGCCGGACACCAGGAAAATCGCCGCGCGCGTCCGCGAGCTGCAGGCGGCGGAAAAGCTTGATGAGAAGGACGCGCTCAAGCGCGCAGCGAAAGAGTTCGGGGTCTCGAAGAGCGAGGCGTACCGGGAGTTGCAGCGGACAAAATAG
- a CDS encoding pirin family protein, translating to MIRIRKSSDRGHIQWDWLDTYHSFSFGDYYDPENMGFRALRVINDDRVAPANGFPMHPHRDMEIVTYVLAGAVGHKDSMGNGSVIMPGDVQRMSAGKGIVHSEWNNSKTEPVHLLQIWLLPEQQGITPSYEQKTFSADEKRNQLRLIAAPAGLQNNDPSKNGAVEIHQDARVFASVLSKDASIEHTLAPGRHAWLQVARGAVTLNGQPLSEGDGAALSDEQQLALAGVAPESEVLLFDLA from the coding sequence ATGATCCGCATCCGCAAGAGCAGTGACCGCGGGCACATCCAGTGGGATTGGCTCGACACGTATCACAGCTTCAGCTTTGGCGACTATTACGATCCCGAGAACATGGGATTCCGCGCGCTGCGCGTGATCAACGACGATCGCGTCGCGCCGGCGAACGGCTTCCCTATGCATCCGCACCGCGACATGGAGATCGTGACCTACGTGCTCGCGGGCGCGGTCGGGCACAAAGATTCGATGGGCAACGGCTCGGTGATCATGCCGGGCGACGTGCAGCGGATGTCCGCCGGCAAGGGCATCGTCCACAGCGAGTGGAACAACTCGAAGACCGAGCCGGTCCACCTGCTGCAGATCTGGCTGCTGCCGGAGCAGCAAGGCATCACGCCCAGCTATGAGCAGAAGACGTTCTCGGCGGATGAAAAACGCAACCAGCTGCGGCTCATCGCCGCGCCCGCGGGTTTACAGAACAACGACCCCAGCAAGAACGGCGCGGTGGAAATCCATCAGGACGCGCGCGTCTTTGCTTCTGTCCTGTCGAAGGACGCGAGCATCGAACACACGCTCGCTCCCGGACGCCATGCCTGGCTCCAGGTCGCGCGCGGCGCGGTCACGCTGAACGGCCAACCGCTGAGCGAAGGTGATGGCGCTGCCCTGAGCGACGAGCAGCAGCTCGCGCTCGCCGGCGTGGCCCCAGAGTCGGAAGTGCTGCTGTTCGACCTGGCGTAA
- the purD gene encoding phosphoribosylamine--glycine ligase: MNVLVIGGGGREHALAWKLRQSPRVEHVWCAPGNVGIADSAECVAWDSKNDVGNLDALLALAARLAPDLTVVGPEAPLTAGVVDAFTARGLRIFGPTQAAAQLESSKGFAKEFMRRHQIPTAHYAIVSDEKELKDALAHFSAPIVVKADGLAAGKGVVIAASKEEAASVAQEMLSGKLLGEAGTRVVLEEFLEGEEVSFQVMSDGERVAPLVAAQDHKRVGDGDTGPNTGGMGAYSSDALLEPAMRDWLIHHVAQPVVAGMKAEGAEYRGILYCGLMMTARGPMVLEFNCRFGDPETQPILMRLDSDLLDAFEASVDGRVSEGDFKWSADATCCVVIASGGYPGPFEKGKVITGLDAAAKLPEVKVFHAGTAKNAAGEFVTAGGRVLGVTARGATLEQAVDRAYEACSLVKFEGMHYRRDIAARALKSAAQ, from the coding sequence ATGAATGTCCTCGTCATCGGCGGCGGAGGCAGGGAACACGCGCTCGCGTGGAAACTGCGCCAATCTCCGCGCGTGGAACACGTATGGTGCGCACCCGGAAACGTGGGCATCGCCGATTCCGCCGAGTGTGTGGCCTGGGACTCGAAGAATGACGTCGGCAACCTGGACGCGCTGCTCGCGCTCGCTGCGCGGCTCGCGCCTGACCTCACCGTCGTCGGTCCGGAAGCCCCGCTCACCGCCGGCGTGGTGGACGCGTTCACCGCGCGTGGTCTCCGCATCTTTGGTCCGACCCAGGCCGCGGCGCAGCTGGAGTCGTCGAAGGGTTTTGCCAAAGAGTTCATGCGGCGGCACCAGATCCCGACCGCGCATTACGCCATCGTCAGCGATGAGAAGGAATTGAAAGACGCGCTCGCGCACTTCAGCGCGCCCATCGTAGTGAAGGCCGATGGCCTCGCCGCCGGCAAGGGCGTGGTGATCGCGGCGTCGAAAGAAGAAGCCGCGTCCGTTGCGCAGGAGATGCTCTCGGGCAAGCTGCTCGGCGAAGCCGGCACGCGCGTGGTGCTGGAAGAATTCCTCGAGGGCGAAGAGGTCTCGTTCCAGGTGATGAGCGATGGCGAGCGCGTGGCGCCGCTGGTCGCCGCGCAGGACCACAAGCGGGTGGGCGATGGCGACACCGGCCCGAACACCGGCGGCATGGGCGCGTATTCGAGCGACGCGCTCCTCGAACCCGCGATGCGTGACTGGCTCATCCATCACGTCGCGCAGCCGGTGGTCGCAGGAATGAAAGCCGAAGGCGCGGAATACCGCGGCATCCTTTACTGCGGCCTGATGATGACGGCGCGCGGTCCCATGGTGCTCGAGTTCAACTGCCGCTTCGGCGATCCGGAGACGCAACCCATCCTGATGCGGCTCGACAGCGATCTGCTCGACGCCTTCGAGGCGTCCGTGGATGGGCGCGTGAGCGAGGGCGACTTCAAGTGGTCTGCCGACGCGACCTGTTGCGTGGTGATCGCTTCCGGCGGCTACCCCGGACCGTTCGAAAAGGGCAAGGTCATCACCGGACTCGACGCCGCGGCGAAGTTGCCGGAGGTGAAAGTCTTCCACGCGGGCACGGCGAAGAATGCCGCGGGAGAGTTCGTCACTGCCGGTGGCCGCGTGCTGGGCGTCACCGCGCGTGGAGCAACGCTGGAGCAGGCGGTCGACCGCGCTTACGAAGCCTGCTCGCTGGTCAAGTTCGAGGGCATGCACTACCGCCGCGATATCGCGGCGCGAGCGCTGAAGTCCGCGGCACAATAG